In Erpetoichthys calabaricus chromosome 2, fErpCal1.3, whole genome shotgun sequence, a genomic segment contains:
- the LOC114645295 gene encoding uncharacterized protein LOC114645295 isoform X1 has protein sequence MIRTFKRILSFPCILLMVSVLTVQVFPLDGPTSSILQHPTAVAVEAGRNVTLFCNIETFTGYCYSVWWFKVQHAEPMFTPLNTLTDKKYLRDVVEKVCSLTIEGLQTSDSATYYCAYIRGSGASIGPGSTVWVKQHSDQTPSMKILVPSEEDESKVIIVCLVDGVDQAPYWIISGHRQNGTTDVGVSDSSNSTSHFIRNQISVPVETWASGAPCTCVLETENQRLNRTVRGKTGNFRINLVLFLRSLGIFFFSLTAIIIVRISWYLSTKKRLK, from the exons ATGATCAGAACGTTTAAACGAATATTGAGTTTCCCCTGTATCTTATTGATGGTTTCAGTACTCACTGTACAAG TTTTCCCTCTAGATGGCCCGACATCTTCCATCCTTCAACATCCGACTGCTGTGGCAGTCGAAGCCGGGCGCAATGTGACGCTGTTCTGCAACATCGAAACTTTCACCGGCTACTGCTACTCCGTCTGGTGGTTCAAGGTGCAGCACGCAGAGCCCATGTTCACCCCGCTCAACACCCTGACCGACAAGAAGTATTTGAGAGACGTTGTGGAGAAAGTGTGCTCGCTCACAATCGAGGGTCTGCAGACAAGCGACTCGGCGACCTACTACTGCGCATACATACGCGGCTCAGGGGCTTCCATCGGTCCTGGCTCAACAGTTTGGGTCAAAC AACATTCTGATCAGACCCCATCCATGAAGATACTAGTGCCCTCCGAGGAAGATGAGTCTAAGGTAATAATCGTTTGTCTGGTGGATGGAGTCGATCAAGCACCCTACTGGATCATATCAGGACACAGGCAAAACGGAACTACCGACGTCGGAGTCAGTGACTCCAGTAATTCGACTTCTCATTTCATTCGAAACCAAATCTCAGTTCCAGTGGAGACGTGGGCGTCCGGAGCTCCGTGCACCTGCGTGTTGGAGACAGAGAACCAGAGACTGAATAGGACAGTGAGGGGTAAAACAG GTAACTTCAGAATCAATCTTGTCTTATTCTTAAGAAGTCTGGGGATATTCTTCTTTTCATTAACAGCTATTATAATTGTAAGAATATCCTGGTATTTGTCAACGAAAAAGAGGCTGAAGTAA
- the LOC114645295 gene encoding uncharacterized protein LOC114645295 isoform X2 codes for MIRTFKRILSFPCILLMVSVLTVQDGPTSSILQHPTAVAVEAGRNVTLFCNIETFTGYCYSVWWFKVQHAEPMFTPLNTLTDKKYLRDVVEKVCSLTIEGLQTSDSATYYCAYIRGSGASIGPGSTVWVKQHSDQTPSMKILVPSEEDESKVIIVCLVDGVDQAPYWIISGHRQNGTTDVGVSDSSNSTSHFIRNQISVPVETWASGAPCTCVLETENQRLNRTVRGKTGNFRINLVLFLRSLGIFFFSLTAIIIVRISWYLSTKKRLK; via the exons ATGATCAGAACGTTTAAACGAATATTGAGTTTCCCCTGTATCTTATTGATGGTTTCAGTACTCACTGTACAAG ATGGCCCGACATCTTCCATCCTTCAACATCCGACTGCTGTGGCAGTCGAAGCCGGGCGCAATGTGACGCTGTTCTGCAACATCGAAACTTTCACCGGCTACTGCTACTCCGTCTGGTGGTTCAAGGTGCAGCACGCAGAGCCCATGTTCACCCCGCTCAACACCCTGACCGACAAGAAGTATTTGAGAGACGTTGTGGAGAAAGTGTGCTCGCTCACAATCGAGGGTCTGCAGACAAGCGACTCGGCGACCTACTACTGCGCATACATACGCGGCTCAGGGGCTTCCATCGGTCCTGGCTCAACAGTTTGGGTCAAAC AACATTCTGATCAGACCCCATCCATGAAGATACTAGTGCCCTCCGAGGAAGATGAGTCTAAGGTAATAATCGTTTGTCTGGTGGATGGAGTCGATCAAGCACCCTACTGGATCATATCAGGACACAGGCAAAACGGAACTACCGACGTCGGAGTCAGTGACTCCAGTAATTCGACTTCTCATTTCATTCGAAACCAAATCTCAGTTCCAGTGGAGACGTGGGCGTCCGGAGCTCCGTGCACCTGCGTGTTGGAGACAGAGAACCAGAGACTGAATAGGACAGTGAGGGGTAAAACAG GTAACTTCAGAATCAATCTTGTCTTATTCTTAAGAAGTCTGGGGATATTCTTCTTTTCATTAACAGCTATTATAATTGTAAGAATATCCTGGTATTTGTCAACGAAAAAGAGGCTGAAGTAA